The following coding sequences lie in one Actinomyces capricornis genomic window:
- a CDS encoding glycerophosphoryl diester phosphodiesterase membrane domain-containing protein produces MSSTHSPDWEPPSSDAAFPQQPSGQPGGEPRYGDYGAAPAGQPGYPQAGPQGYSGHGAYQAYSNGGSPAGPAPYGGAPTAAPDYYGGAAPYGGGVPNYYGGATALGAPRPGIIPLRPLAFGEILAGAFESLRANPRAMFVPALVVMAFVGALTALASVLLGTQSEIYALANAPATLTDDQVNAMLSELLLGYGGLILTTAVLSTLATTVLTGLLIVTVSRTILGRVASPGEVWRRTKGRVWALIGQALLSSLITGGVLLVIGAIVTIPMILLVANDGTGPGGAAAALIASFIAIVVGILVSAALSFKLCLAPAALILEHVGVVEGLRRSWALTRGHFWRVAGINIVAGLIVAAVTQILNSPVSFASGLLAQSPSSLFYLLPLTYFLSSLVSAITLPFIAAVTALLYTDLRMRSEGLDIELRRAAGV; encoded by the coding sequence ATGAGCAGCACGCACAGCCCCGACTGGGAGCCGCCCAGCTCCGATGCCGCCTTCCCCCAGCAGCCCAGCGGACAGCCGGGCGGCGAGCCCCGCTACGGCGACTACGGCGCCGCCCCTGCCGGGCAGCCCGGCTACCCCCAGGCGGGCCCGCAGGGCTACAGCGGCCACGGCGCCTACCAGGCCTACAGCAATGGCGGCTCGCCGGCTGGACCCGCCCCTTACGGAGGAGCCCCCACCGCCGCCCCCGACTACTACGGCGGTGCCGCCCCCTATGGGGGCGGCGTCCCCAACTACTACGGGGGCGCCACCGCGCTCGGCGCTCCGCGGCCCGGCATCATCCCACTGCGCCCCCTGGCCTTCGGCGAGATCCTCGCCGGCGCCTTCGAGTCGCTGCGCGCCAATCCCCGCGCCATGTTCGTCCCCGCCCTCGTCGTCATGGCCTTCGTCGGCGCCCTGACCGCCCTGGCCTCCGTCCTTCTCGGCACGCAGTCCGAGATCTATGCCCTGGCCAACGCCCCGGCGACCCTGACTGACGATCAGGTCAACGCCATGCTCTCCGAGCTGCTCCTCGGCTACGGCGGCCTCATACTGACCACCGCCGTCCTCTCGACCCTGGCCACGACAGTGCTCACCGGGCTCCTCATCGTCACCGTCTCACGCACCATCCTGGGCCGAGTGGCCAGCCCCGGAGAGGTGTGGCGGCGCACCAAGGGCCGTGTGTGGGCACTCATCGGCCAGGCCCTGCTCAGCTCGCTCATCACCGGCGGGGTCCTCCTGGTCATCGGGGCGATCGTGACGATCCCCATGATCCTCCTGGTCGCCAACGACGGCACCGGCCCCGGCGGGGCTGCCGCCGCGTTGATCGCGAGCTTCATCGCCATCGTTGTGGGAATACTCGTGTCCGCGGCCCTGTCCTTCAAGCTCTGCCTGGCCCCCGCGGCTCTCATCCTGGAGCATGTGGGCGTCGTGGAGGGACTGCGCCGCTCCTGGGCCCTGACCCGCGGGCACTTCTGGCGGGTGGCCGGCATCAACATCGTGGCCGGGCTCATCGTCGCCGCGGTCACCCAGATCCTCAACTCACCCGTCAGCTTCGCCTCCGGCCTCCTCGCGCAGAGCCCCAGCAGTCTCTTCTACCTCCTGCCGCTCACCTACTTCCTGTCCTCGCTCGTCAGCGCCATCACCCTGCCCTTCATCGCCGCGGTGACGGCCCTGCTGTACACCGATCTGCGCATGCGCTCCGAGGGCCTGGACATCGAGCTGCGCCGGGCGGCCGGGGTCTGA
- a CDS encoding DUF4129 domain-containing protein, producing MLAPLLPRIEVPATPQADEARRSAETELSRPIYHQQDDLLSRLWAWLRSLLEDDQLVPGAPPWVSTLIVALCAAALITALILIAIRARRITLPARAGTADDALFGDERDSADLTRAADAAASRADYATAVIERFRAIIRSLDERGLIEEYPGMTANESVALAARSLGNCEIVTRLGQGAELFDAVRYGRVASSPQQDEWMRRLARDVAGARRPRTKAPALAEATP from the coding sequence GTGCTGGCCCCCCTCCTGCCCCGCATCGAGGTGCCCGCCACGCCGCAGGCCGATGAGGCCCGCCGGTCCGCCGAGACCGAGCTGTCCCGCCCCATCTACCACCAGCAGGACGACCTGCTCTCGCGCCTGTGGGCCTGGCTGCGCAGCCTCCTGGAGGACGACCAGCTCGTTCCCGGGGCCCCGCCCTGGGTCTCGACGCTCATCGTCGCCCTGTGCGCAGCGGCACTCATCACCGCGCTCATTCTCATCGCCATCAGGGCACGCCGGATCACGCTGCCCGCGCGGGCCGGCACGGCCGACGACGCGCTCTTCGGCGATGAGCGGGACTCCGCGGACCTGACCCGGGCCGCGGATGCCGCCGCCTCCCGGGCCGACTACGCCACCGCGGTCATCGAGCGCTTCCGCGCCATCATCCGGTCCCTGGATGAGCGCGGCCTCATCGAGGAGTACCCGGGCATGACCGCGAACGAGTCGGTGGCCCTGGCCGCCCGATCCCTGGGGAACTGCGAGATCGTCACGCGCCTGGGCCAGGGCGCCGAGCTGTTCGACGCCGTGCGCTACGGCCGGGTGGCCTCCTCACCGCAGCAGGACGAGTGGATGCGGCGCCTGGCCCGGGATGTCGCCGGCGCACGGCGCCCGCGCACCAAGGCCCCCGCGCTGGCGGAGGCCACCCCATGA
- a CDS encoding DUF4350 domain-containing protein, translated as MSGPSAVALPASRQAAPAGTGSQRPGAEAQADQVTGESWGARLRRWRPPALALLLLLAVTLATMWSRPMTSSIPLAIDNPKANGTMALAELLRHEGVRVSQATTVEDALTTARHGGTVAVISPSALSIDQRRALAESGGDIVVVGALYEDLSGLTRARTTGVSSPEALEADCEDPDARAAHSIGAAQGSVSLEQAPQAQGCFTVDGTHFSYITEPTVGGGTLRVISDPSILTNARLTQEGHAALGIRALGHHDTLMWLNASQVEEASADDDSASLLPPWLPALLLHLMIAALVLAVIQGRRLGAIIPESLPAVVRSTETTIARGRLYRRGGDRLRAATALRTGTAGRLSRALGLGAVASRDELLEVLTRATDLPRPVLDELLYGPAPANDQSLASLATDLDRLESKVLSYD; from the coding sequence ATGAGCGGCCCCAGTGCAGTCGCCCTGCCCGCCTCCCGGCAGGCGGCACCGGCAGGCACCGGCTCACAGCGCCCCGGCGCCGAGGCCCAGGCCGATCAGGTCACCGGCGAGTCCTGGGGCGCCAGGCTGCGGCGCTGGCGGCCCCCGGCCCTGGCCCTGCTGCTCCTCCTGGCCGTCACGCTGGCCACGATGTGGTCGCGCCCGATGACCTCCTCGATCCCCCTGGCCATCGACAACCCCAAGGCCAACGGCACGATGGCGCTGGCCGAGCTGCTGCGCCATGAGGGCGTCAGGGTCTCCCAGGCCACCACTGTCGAGGACGCGCTCACCACAGCCCGCCACGGGGGCACCGTGGCGGTCATCTCGCCCTCGGCGCTCTCCATCGACCAGCGCCGGGCCCTGGCCGAGTCCGGAGGCGATATCGTCGTCGTGGGAGCCCTCTACGAGGATCTCAGCGGGCTGACCCGGGCCCGGACCACCGGCGTGTCCTCCCCCGAGGCGCTGGAGGCGGACTGCGAGGACCCCGATGCGCGGGCCGCCCACTCCATCGGTGCGGCCCAGGGCTCGGTGAGCCTTGAGCAGGCCCCGCAGGCCCAGGGCTGCTTCACTGTCGATGGGACCCACTTCTCCTACATCACCGAGCCCACGGTGGGAGGCGGCACCCTCAGGGTCATCTCCGATCCCAGCATCCTGACCAATGCGCGGCTGACCCAGGAGGGCCATGCGGCCCTGGGCATCAGGGCGCTGGGGCACCACGACACCCTCATGTGGCTCAATGCCTCCCAGGTCGAAGAGGCCTCTGCCGACGACGACTCGGCCTCCCTGCTTCCTCCGTGGCTGCCGGCGCTGCTCCTCCACCTGATGATCGCGGCCCTCGTCCTGGCCGTCATCCAGGGACGCCGCCTGGGGGCGATCATCCCCGAGAGTCTGCCCGCCGTCGTGCGCTCCACGGAGACCACCATCGCGCGCGGACGGCTCTACCGCCGTGGCGGGGACCGCCTGCGCGCGGCCACCGCCCTGCGCACCGGCACCGCCGGGCGCCTGAGCCGTGCCCTGGGCCTGGGCGCCGTGGCCAGTAGGGACGAGCTGTTGGAGGTCCTCACCAGAGCCACCGATCTGCCGCGCCCCGTCCTCGACGAGCTCCTGTACGGTCCCGCCCCCGCCAACGACCAGTCCCTGGCCAGCCTGGCCACCGATCTTGACCGACTCGAAAGCAAGGTTCTCTCCTATGACTGA